A stretch of Castanea sativa cultivar Marrone di Chiusa Pesio chromosome 2, ASM4071231v1 DNA encodes these proteins:
- the LOC142625240 gene encoding transcription termination factor MTERF8, chloroplastic encodes MQALKSLFSPSPFHLHKFPTKKPTKSFLSLFSNLPSPTKTKTKPKTPFSNSTIINYLTNTLKFSKTQALSISTRFYYVKSTEKPQSVVLFLQNLGFSETQIRSAVRVSPHILFSDIDKTLKPKIEFFQQLGFVGSDLGKFISKNSTLLSVSLERRLIPCVEILKKILCNNENNQCLLRVLRRCNGVVKGDPESRLLGNIAYLKRCGIVGSQLSMLLTRQPWLFVIQENKLRGLVSRVLHMGFVVNSRMLVYAVYTVSCMSHETFIRKLDFIRSSGFSSDECMEMFRKAPGLLRTSEEKLKLGIEFFMNTIKLERSVLIRLPSCLMFSMEERVIPRYRVLQIMKSKRLLKKEPSFLHMLNLTEEVFLTKFIAKFSDHTEELLVAYKGHLLDSSS; translated from the coding sequence ATGCAAGCTCTCAAATCACTCTTCAGCCCCTCACCTTTTCATCTCCACAAGTTTCCcacaaaaaaaccaacaaagtccttcctttctctcttctcaaaTCTCCCTTCGcccaccaaaaccaaaaccaaacctAAAACCCCATTTTCAAACTCCACCATCATAAATTACCTAACCAACACcttaaaattctcaaaaaccCAAGCACTTTCTATCTCCACCCGCTTCTATTATGTCAAATCCACTGAAAAGCCACAATCCGTGGTTCTCTTCCTCCAAAACCTTGGGTTCTCCGAAACCCAAATAAGATCCGCGGTTCGTGTCTCACCCCATATATTGTTCTCTGATATTGACAAGACCCTTAAGCCCAAGATTGAGTTTTTCCAACAACTGGGTTTTGTTGGTTCTGATCTGGGAAAGTTCATTTCCAAGAATTCCACGCTTTTGAGTGTGAGTTTGGAGAGAAGGTTGATACCTTGTGTTGAGATTCTTAAGAAAATCTTGTGCAACAATGAGAATAACCAATGCCTTCTCCGGGTTTTGCGGCGGTGCAATGGCGTGGTTAAGGGTGACCCTGAATCAAGGTTGTTGGGCAACATTGCTTACTTGAAGCGTTGTGGGATTGTTGGGTCTCAGCTCTCAATGCTTTTGACTAGGCAGCCTTGGCTTTTTGTTATTCAAGAAAACAAGCTTAGAGGCCTTGTTTCTAGAGTTTTACATATGGGGTTTGTGGTTAATTCAAGGATGTTAGTTTATGCGGTTTATACAGTTAGTTGCATGAGCCATGAGACTTTCATTAGGAAGTTAGACTTCATTAGGAGTTCCGGGTTTTCTTCCGATGAATGCATGGAAATGTTTAGGAAGGCACCTGGTTTGCTTAGGACCTCTGAGGAGAAGTTAAAGCTTGGAATTGAGTTCTTTATGAATACCATTAAGTTGGAAAGGTCGGTTTTAATTCGTTTACCTTCATGTTTGATGTTTAGCATGGAGGAAAGAGTGATTCCTCGGTACAGGGTTTTGCAGATTATGAAGTCCAAAAGGCTGTTGAAGAAGGAGCCAAGTTTTCTTCACATGTTGAATTTAACTGAGGAGGTGTTCTTAACGAAGTTCATTGCGAAGTTTAGTGATCATACTGAGGAATTGTTGGTAGCTTACAAGGGTCATTTATTGGATTCTTCTTCTTGA